TTGTTGTGTTCAATAAAGCTTTTGTTTATTCCTGATTGAAATGCTCTTATGTTGTATTCCAGCTGTTCCTACCTTCTTGCAGTGCACACACTGCAATGCAAACTGCTTCTCGTAGCAGGGCACGCAGTAGTTACTATTATCCTTGGGAATAAAGCTTTTGGTACCAATGGGCTGCTGGCAGCGCTGGCAGGTAAAGCAGGTCTCATGCCAGCTATTCCCCTTATGCTCCATCTTCCTGGAgcctgagagaaagagagaatcAGAGAGAcaaaaaagagaaagacagacatacagagagATTATCTATCATTTTATTTGGAAGAGTCTGGAGTGCCttgttattttttaatggtTACCACACATTACAGATATTAAGGacataaaggcttttataaattgtattttctctaatatttttcatattttaaactttttaacaCAAATCTCATGGCAAAGGGGCAATtcgtacattgtaaaaaaaaatcattgttgcacgtaaatgtttaagttaacaaaattgtatttatttgatttttttctttgtttttatattaataaacaaagaagaaccaaatatatcaaatatatacatttaaaaacatgacatTATCATCATTGCACAGGAGTAAAGTTTAGGTGCAATTTGATGATTGTCCTGCAGGTGACTTTGTAACTGTCACTTATGATGCACTTAGAGATTTTTGATTATTTCAGtgcactcgtagatctacgatgattttcaagCGCGTCTTAAGTAACGAGGCTTTTGGGAAATGGCCCAAAGTCTAATTTGTATGATCGTCTTTACGATCAACTTAGCCTtatgatgcttttgggaaatgcaGGGAAACTACTGTTCACTTACCTGGCATGATGGTCTTCTTGCAGTCATAGCATTTGGAGGAATACTCATTAGAGTAACACTCGGTACACAATAGCTGCTCATCCTTGGTAGAAAACGGCTTGTCCACCAGAGAACGGCGACATTTGAAGCAGTGAAAGCATTCATCATGCCAGTGACGATCCTTGTAAGACAAATCCTAAatggaaacacacacacaaaaatggcCTCTTATGCATTAATGTTGGATTTAAGGGAGAAATGTTCTTGGCCTCAGTGGTCTTTTGGGGTCAGCAAATTAAGGAGAGTGGTGGGTTCCTCAATGTCAATTTCACAGCAGGCCACTCTTCAATGAGAGCCTTAGGTACTGGTGCATATGACAAATCGGGGCACGATGTGCCAATTTAAGTGTGTTAGTGAATTTCGCCTTAGGACGAGTGTATGACACCAGTGAATTAATTATCCCCAAATTTGGAAAGAAAGAGCGTGTGTGCTTGTTAAATCTCTGGCCCGAGGTGGTAGAAGGTCACGCTAACTGGCTGTTATTAGAAATGAGAAGGCGGCTAACTGGGGCAAGGACGTGGCACACAGATGTGGCCCCACCCCAGGCTTGTCCTCCAGCCTCTTCATCAGGACTAATGACCATATAATGTGACACTTATAACAGGAGCTTGTACAGAGAAGAGCAACATAGTCTACACCAATACAAGGGATGGAAACCACCGGATTACATAAATTGTATGCAAAGGTCGCGCATGCtcgtacaggagaatgtagtaggTAGCCCATGCGTCGAATGTCTgtgtacgagtcaaataaacaatACTTTGCAAGGATGTGCATGTACAAAAACAGATTATACTCCGGGCTTAAGTGTTCAGAGTTGTTTTTAGGCTCTGTGGGTGCTGGGGTGTAAAAGTACCAAGCATTGTGCTTTGAAGAGTCATTTACTATAAATCCATTGCACaagcggtaccacttttagcatagcttagcataatctattaaatctgattagaccattagcaccgcactaaaaaataaccaaagagtttcgatatttttcctatttaaaacttgactcttctgtagttacatcgtgtgcTAATACCaatggaaaatttaaagttgtgattttctaggcagatatggctaggaactatactttcattctggcgtaataatcaagaactttgctgttgtaccatggctgcagcaggcgcaatgatgtTACTCAGCCCCGGAAAATAGTctccttggtaactttcaaaagcaggggactatttttgggccctgcataatatcattgtgcctcctatagccatgttacggcggcaaagtccttgataattactccagaatgagagtatagttcctagccatatctgcctagaaaatcaaaacttttaattttccgtcttagcacacaatgtaactatagaagagatacgttttaaatagaaaaaaatatcgaaactctttggtattTTTTAGCACattgctaatggtctaatccgtttcaatgaattatgctatgCTAAGAGTGATACCGCCAGAcgtggagatcagctgaatggattccaaaataaaatgtttaactttaggggagctggaaaatgagaatataaAAAGTGGAGTTTCCTTTTAAAAGTGGTGAGATAGCGAATTGCAATTTCATAACGCATATGGTAGCTGCCAAAACATGTAGTAGTCGTCCgagacaacgtagggacaaAACTTGCTCTGTAGAACAGTTAAGGGTTGCTGATGATTgagacttccatgtaaggggacccacggtgtaaatagataaaaactactcattctaaggtaataaaactatacagttggatttttgtcaagagatccttcttaaaattacacaatgcacctttaaataaacttaaataaatattcataataaattttaaaaattacataaatgaagaccttaataattaaaatggcATGCCTATATTATTCACAAACACTTAAGTTTATTAAAGTCACACAGGGTTTGATTTGTCCTTGGAATGGCAATGTGATAATCACCAGAGATGATGCTGTGTGATGCATATGTAAACATACTTGGCAACAAAGCTCCTTCTGatatttaattgtaaagatAAACATACTCTGGTGTTGCAGCCAATTGGTTTCTTGCAGTCCTCACAGGTGTTGGAATAAAGGCTCTCGTAGCACTTCACACAGTATGGATTCTCATCACGCAGAACATACGTCTTTCCAAACAGAGACTCTTTGCAGTAGTGACAGTCGTAGCGCTCTGCCATCTTGGGTTTAAACAATGCCTGAAAAATAAAAGCAGAGGTTTTCAGTGGCACTGAAACTGAAGTCCACATTTACAAatctggcagatgcttttattcaaagcaacttacGTTGCATTACAATGTATGCATATTTATcattatgtgtgttccctgagattgaaccaatgaccttttgcgctgctaacacaGTGCTCTACCAACTAAGCCACAGGAATATTTTCAAATGAGATGGAACATATCAGTAGACCTATAATCCAAGTGCTTAACATCTGCTAAAAAAAGTCTAACTAGATGACGCAAGCTTACTAAAGCAAGAGAGGAAGGTGTGCCAGTGTATTAGTCCCAGCTGTTCTGTCTCCCTCAGCAAAGCTCCGCTAATATTCCTGCGTTATCCCTCAGAACTGTGCCCAGATTAGCATTTGTGAATGTGACGCTACGGTCTCCACACCAAGACAATGGCCTCATTGCAAATATAGTCTCTTACCAAAGTCTTGTTTATAGTGCATTGGTCACATTGATTCAATTTAAAATGTCCATTCATTATAGCGCTTTTTGGCTAAACATTTGTCCTGGCGTAAGCAGAAAATTAGGCATCACAAAACCACCAAAATGAGCGGATGAACTCGTTCTGTGTTTATGACCTTCATGATAATTTCATAGATATGTACAGACTGTATACTGACACATAGGGGTAACTGAGTCAGCTAAATTTGCACTTGTCAGACTTCTGAGCAGATTCTTTGATCAGGACTTTGTCTGTCAGGTTGGCATCAACACTGGGCATCAAGAGAAGATACTGTGGTTCCAGCTGTCCCGCATTGTGAAAATAGACATATTCCCATCAGTCTCTGACACAGACAGCAGGAGATTACTTTTGAACCTTGGAGGTCCAAGCACAAGTCCCATCGTACTAAGGGTCACTCATTCCACCCAATAATGCCCAATTAAACCGCACATGATACTCTGAAACATGCAGCTCATTAAAGATAATAAGACAGAGCATCTGTGAAACATTTCAGACATAACTGCATGAAGGACTGACAGGTGGTTTGCGGAGATGACTGAGACGTAAGCATTTATTGTTCACAGACCAACTATGCTTTATGTGCATTTATATTTGTCGTTATGCCTGCTGTTTATGTTTATTGATCCTTCACCTGTACCTTCTGATCTTTTTTCCATCATATGCATGCTATCATGATCTTGAGTGTGAGGTAATTAAAATAATTGaattatcattattattgatattatattattatatcaGTACTGAAACACTGAACACtcttgcagcaaaaaaaaaaaaaaaaaaaatcaagaaaaacatttcttagtatttttgtcttgttttcagtaaaaatatctaaaaattcttaaattacgatgctttttcttgatgagcaaaacgacccaagaaaataagtctagtttttagacaaaaaataaaatttaagttattttgtgcataaaacaagcaaaaaaatctgccaatggggtaagcaaaaaaatcttacatttttttcttatacactaaattcaaaaaaaattcacaaaatcacttaaatctgatattttttttttttaaaacaagacTTTCTTGGGtccttttgctcatcaagaaaaagcatcttaatttcagactttttagatatttttactgaaaacaaaacaaaaatactaagagtttttatcatttttgcagtgtagtttttagaccaaaaatatcaaattaaagttttcttgaatttagtgtttaagaaaaatgtttaaaaaatttttgcttaccccattggcagatttttttacttgttttatgcacaaaatcacttaaatttgatatttttggtctaaaaactagacttattttcttaaatcgttttgctcatcaagaaaaagcatcttaatttaggaattttagatgtttttactgaaaacaagacaaaaatactaagaactttttttcttgaaaatcgtttttttttttgcagtgtagtttttagaccaaaaatatgcaatttaatttttcttgaatttagtgtttaagaaaaatgtttaagatttgttttgcttaccccattggcagattttcctacttgttttatgcacaaaacactaaaatttgatatttttggtctacaaactagacttattttcttgaatcgttttgctcatcaagaaaaagcatcgtAATTTAtcaattttttgatatttttactgaaaacaagacaaaaatactaagaattttttcttgaaaatcttttttttgcagtgtacaggAATATATCTCAAACCAATGCATAGACTAAGACcactaaaacaagcaaaaaaatctgccaatggaataagagtttttttcttgaatttacttAATACGAGAAAAATTCAACAAAAAGTCAGTACTGTAATAATCCATCTCAGATATACAGAGTTGTTTCATTTAATAAACAAGTTACACCaaaatattaaactatacactgtaaaaaagtatgtagaaattacaatattactgggtattacaggttattattaaaacaacaaattttgtgttacttttaacacaacttctacacaaaatgacacataatgtgttaaaattacacataatgtgatGTTCACTTACCTGTGCCGTCTAGTGATGTACTTCTTTGCTGTGTTACTTGAAAGAGAGTTGGAGGTGCGACTCCTGTGCTTCTCTTTATTGGAATACTGGCCTTGTGGATGGGGCAGTGAGGTGACTGAGATGGGTTGGACACTTTATCAGAAACTATAAATATAGAGACAGCACTAAGTCGCACATGCTCAGGGACACATATGCTCTTATGTAACAATTCCGATCCCCACCAATTTGCTTAGACATTTAATAATTCAATTTGAATAGTTAACATGCTTAGTACTTATTACCGCAGTACTGCACAAAGAGCACATTCCCATTCCAAAGAGGATTTATGTTGCACATATACACtgtcaaaaacaacaaacagcaaGTATAACAAAATCTTCTGTAGACATTAGACAGCTATCCAGTCTAGAGGTCGTGCAGTAGTTTATAGGGCATCTATTCAATTACTAAAAAACAacgtcattttgtgtatttggtataatacactgtgtttgtgtggtttatggttaaaaaacacattattttccatgtaccgtacatttttgtagctccagatgtCCCTGTCTTCCAACACACGGATTATGTACAAAaatcatcgatttgaaaagggCTGTGtgcctgattggccagctaatctgtacgttgtgattggcctgaataccacTGACGTCAGGGGGAAATGTGAccctccttaccatgtttgaaagattcagtcacaatgcaatgctaacagaagttaacttacaggctttaagtctgaagcgggaggaattatgataatgtcgatcttgtctacatcaccaatcccaggaagtaaactgttgcctacaatcagggccggccctggccaatttgctgccctaggcaagatttcacctggtgccctttagaatcacagaatcacaattgtgttccaatcattttgctcataaacttatacagaaacacaaactgcacagctttgtcttttttctttattttgaaaatattttggaaacaaacacaaacacacacgcacgcacgcatactgtggctatactgcactgaagcggcagtttaaaatacaaacccagaatttagcgaacgtcaagaacaacaaagcggaaacaacaatcagaccgagacgcgggatttacataacgttacacggaccatgtttaaatttcaatgtttctggacagaaatacaaacttgttcactttgtttggtattaataagctgcgcattggagtgctagctgctccccgcggtgctgaagaccaaGACCCGctctgacggagtactggtggcacttatgcacagatattgcataatctattggaaagcggacgagtcattagttgggttagtaaaataacgaaactatagattttaaatagaagaaaaaaatgtttttggaaaagagatatttttttaaaaagtttaaaaatgcacaACTCTTCTCAAGTGGAAGCTATACTTTTCCCCTTACGTGCGACCTATCGGAAAGCGCAGATGAGTTCGTTGGGTTAGTAacgaaattatagatttaagtacaaaatagtatttatataaagagaattGTTGAAtcaaaaagtgcagaactcttcttaagtgaaagtaataaagtaaaataacgaataataattatataataacgaataatagtttccaatggcttgcacgtaaatatctgtgcatgtgccaccagtactccgtccgagcgcgtcttcagcaccgcggccagcactccaatgcgcagcttattaataccaaacaaagtgaacaagttggtatttctgtccagaaacattgaaatttaaacatggtctgtgtaacattatgtaaattctgCATCTccgtctgattgttgtttccgttttctttgtcttgacgttcgctgaattctgggtttatattttaaactgccgcttcagtgcagtatagagctatttaacaagcacgatcttccgagatactatgctactaataattcattaataactgctgttttcttgtgcagaattaaatatttatagtaaaatgtttatatacatatatttaaaaaataataatttgggcgCACGGACGCCCCAAGGGTCGGCAgcgcccttagcatttgcctattccgcctatgcccagggccggccctgcctacaatccgtgtgtttgttgtagtccaagaaaagagttttgcattggagacgataactcgtgtcatcgttaattttggggtttgtaccttgtgcatattgttaacatgtactaatacacacttacacaccaaaggaaatgtcaAATCGTGAATTGGACTGTAGGTGcccattaaaatgttttttagctGATTGTGCGCAAATTGTAGCATATCTTGAGTATTGTCTTGAGCCACAGCATAACAAACCCCTGTGTCTGTTTATGTTGCTAAGTGACAGACTGGAAGAAGGAAACATTCACAGAAAGCCTTCATCACTTTGGGTGATGGTTTTCTGATGAAGCCCAACACCTGTTTGCTTCATGCATTGCTCATGCATCTGTCAGTCTCCTTGGTACTAAGATTTGActtacagcttgtgtctaaaaCCTAACATCTGTCATCAACTAACACATGATTTCCCACAGTGAGTGGGAATTTTAATTAACGCTTACTGAACTTTTAAAGGTAATCCAATATAATCCAATTCATCTAATATAAATTGGTGACAATACCTTAATGCATGTTTGAATGCAATTTAAACTTTAACTCCAGACAACATGGACCTTTCAGAGACACTGGCCAATCAAAGATCCAAATATAGCCTGAATGTCATGAAGCAATAAAAGGGATTTTCATTCCAGGGCTTGATGTAACAGAGAAATACCTGTTTTGGCCACAATGGACTAGAGATGAACATTCTTCCAGCTAATTTCTTTGGCTTCGCTGTTGACAATTTACGACAACATGAGAACGTGCAGACAGAACTATGGATGCCACTGTACATGACTTTGTTTGGCTGGTCAGTGCACGTATGCAGTGCTTGAAGTGCCGGACTTTCTGGCCGGTGATAAGGCCTTGGATAAATCTAGCAACTGTCTAGATTACAGTATGAGTGGTACAGCTCAGGCTCTCTGACAGGAGATAGTGGCTTGTGTAGAAGGTCATCTGTGATCCTCCTGGACCATCCCTTTGGCTCTAAACCATCCAGTACTGGCAGATCTCAGAAGTCAGACAGCAACTTATCTAAAAAAGATGTGCTAATTTCAGGATCTGATGTACCTTTTTAGTTCAATGTTATCTGGCCATAGCACAGATACATGCAATGTACTTTACCTGGCTTAGTTGTGCACATGCCAATTGTTTAATCGTAATTCTCAAAGAAACGTTACTAAGCAGATTAATTGAAAGTTGAATTGGGAATGAATGAGCTTTAAGTCTTCTCTGTATTATATTACAAAAGAGTATATGGTTGTTTTGTGTGTTGTCTTAAGTTGTTTTTTTTGGTGTGTGTTGTCTTAAGTTGCGCATAAACACACTGGTGGACAGTGAGGGGCCATTAACGTGACACTATTTTCCACTTAACAGAACAAAACAGAAAACTTTTTATTGGTTTTGGCTATTCATTACACAACAACAGTGATTGAAGGCCTGAAAACACTAAGTTTTAATTATCACATACTATTAGGAACAATCATTCCGTCGATCTCAATGAATTAGCATTTTTTGATGTAAACACATCAGCTTTCTTCTTCGAACCGGCTTTGTGTTCTTTTAAGGTGGATTGTTAAAGAACACGACACGCATGTCTTCCTGAAATCCGTTAAACTTCAAATCTGCTAAAGTGTTTCCagttaaaggtccactgtgcTGATTTTAGCAACGTCTAGCGataagattgtgaattgcaaccaatggcttaagTTTaatttagggcgcactcacactatccaaaccaaaccacgcTCAGATTGGTTAATCGcaccgcggccgggttgcagaggtgagccggagcgcggttcacttgggctcaggcgcggaaggctgtggtgtgagcgcaatcgcgcctgagcgcgattcaaaaggtaaagacgtcagttgcgtgaccactcaccttcatctgcctccataaaaaccttttgatgcgcacAGCGGGGTTACTTGAATGTCCGATCTGCACACGtgcagatcaactaagcaatatgatgacatgtgagagggctgtctgtaatcgcgcaccaaacgactccgaataaaaaacacagacttatcattacggtgggttccagtgttaagagagagctttacttcctgcttttttcaaaacaatcgcatcttaatgatgAAAGCGCCCCCGGACTCGGGtcgataaaaagtacagtgtgaatgcgtgcacctgggggagtagggaggggtgacaatcgcgctggggcatggtttggtttggataatgtgagtgctcTCTTATAGTCGTGTGTAGGTTATACCTTGTCGCTACGCTGAAGCCTGACGCACAACTCGCCAAAAACTTAACAATGCGTCCATTTTACATGGATCGCAAGTGCTGTGAAAAATCTGCGTTGCATTACCACTTGCGAAGGTAAGAACAAAGATGGACCAAGATAAAAAGGGATTTactcaaactgaaacaaaaaGTCGCTGTCTATTTACCTCCATCTTTTCTGGTCTTCTCAGAtcataggccctgtcccaaatgacaCACTCCAGACTTGTggacctcctcagagtccacactttgatgacatcatgtagttcAGACCCTAGGGTCCCTTGACGCTAGTCTAAGGGGGTTCACCGAAGtagtattttgggacagactcgagcatcactccggaaataggaagagaagttgcccatcagtaggtacgtttacatgcaaccaaataatctgttTGTAATCGTATCGACggctcaatcgtattgaaaaacattcatgtaaacaccttaatcaatacgattgaggaCGATCGAATGCAAATTTGGATCGTATTGAAGGGGGTGGTGTACTCTGATCTGTGATCCGAACCGCAAGAGAatagtatgcatgt
This Paramisgurnus dabryanus chromosome 7, PD_genome_1.1, whole genome shotgun sequence DNA region includes the following protein-coding sequences:
- the fhl2b gene encoding four and a half LIM domains protein 2b, with the translated sequence MAERYDCHYCKESLFGKTYVLRDENPYCVKCYESLYSNTCEDCKKPIGCNTRDLSYKDRHWHDECFHCFKCRRSLVDKPFSTKDEQLLCTECYSNEYSSKCYDCKKTIMPGSRKMEHKGNSWHETCFTCQRCQQPIGTKSFIPKDNSNYCVPCYEKQFALQCVHCKKPITTGGVTYHDQPWHKDCFLCTGCKQQLSGQRFTSRDDFAYCLNCFCNLYAKKCAACTTPISGLGGSKYISFEERQWHNDCFNCKKCSISLVGRGFLTERDDILCPDCGKDI